A window from Triticum aestivum cultivar Chinese Spring chromosome 6D, IWGSC CS RefSeq v2.1, whole genome shotgun sequence encodes these proteins:
- the LOC123141834 gene encoding uncharacterized protein, giving the protein MVMGKKLSKVDGARCRQHRRQGEQGVCPLCLRERLSRLSPSATLPSVLAREASSCCSDSDSESSTGASSASSSGSASPGFHREIKRAARPSLLMRHERVVAVDGDEVVLVMRRRRERPATSFWAKLLRAATGGKKAVDGCSLAHSRTTKAADGSSADATKWIIF; this is encoded by the coding sequence ATGGTGATGGGCAAGAAGCTGAGCAAGGTTGACGGCGCGCGGTGCAGGCAGCACCGGCGGCAGGGGGAGCAAGGGGTGTGCCCGCTCTGCCTGCGGGAGCGCCTGTCTCGCCTCTCGCCCTCGGCGACGCTGCCGTCCGTCCTCGCGCGCGAGGCCTCCTCCTGCTGCTCGGACTCGGACTCGGAGTCGTCCACCGGCGCATCGTCGGCGTCGTCGTCGGGGTCGGCGAGCCCCGGGTTCCACCGGGAGATCAAGCGCGCCGCGAGGCCGTCGCTGCTGATGCGGCACGAGCGGGTGGTGGCCGTGGACGGCGACGAGGTGGTGCTGGTGAtgagaaggaggagggagaggccggcgaCCAGCTTCTGGGCGAAGCTGCTGCGCGCGGCGACGGGGGGCAAGAAGGCCGTCGATGGGTGCTCGCTCGCGCACTCCAGGACGACGAAGGCCGCCGATGGGAGCAGCGCCGATGCCACGAAGTGGATCATATTCTAA